The proteins below come from a single Drosophila miranda strain MSH22 chromosome Y unlocalized genomic scaffold, D.miranda_PacBio2.1 Contig_Y1_pilon, whole genome shotgun sequence genomic window:
- the LOC108159719 gene encoding dymeclin, giving the protein MGINVSRTADLGSNEWLQRFVGRHHIAHDDEAFWNGLFNYNIVLPENSQDQLNLDSRLETLCKSFIGNNLKTGNFGSLVTVFLEKTSELLSLSDQESNMHAWQTFNALFIIRTLVKYINETGSEFQLLQHFEALPSAELVQLFELQQQTPAESATIAIEATEQAAAAAASAPVFVDGAKFETFIDALVNLIVVIPVKEFTYHLHLEAVNMLITLLSVHLFAQQPTEKSIVFRTVFKCQHANVLMSALLHFVARMVEVPHTMFGSSSAGSIVFGIAESLLSIFTFRKQQDVLKTSNAVGGELLQQFRTHYPLANQSLLLILILTNHCTDQENAYRASLFGCADSKDSPKQGTVSFQIDFSAVYETLCRIVTIDQATLLLYLLLHRNERFYRFVMQQQDLEQLVIPILQTLYNAPDSNSHHIYMSLIVLLILSEDEGFNKNVHTIMLKNITWYTERSISEISLGGILILIVIRTIQYNMLKMRDKYLHTNCLAALANMSGHFRALHPYVAQRLVSLFETLARKHTRLDAQLKEPADSAVFVNVVTTAEDMLQDLSVLEEVLRMVLEILNSCLTNQLVYCPNLVYTLLYKRSVFEGFRSQHAFQDVVQNIDMVVGFFSSRLQRVQEQRGELGVNEVLEVISKGASQWSSDRLRKFPDLKFKYVEEDAPEEFFIPYVWTLVCKYGCVHFSSESIKTVTTDIAC; this is encoded by the exons ATGGGTATCAACGTCAGCCGGACGGCGGACCTGGGGTCCAACGAGTGGCTGCAGCGGTTCGTTGGGCGACACCACATTGCACACGATGACGAGGCCTTCTGGAACGGACTTTTTAACTACAACATTGTGTTGCCGGAGAACAG CCAGGACCAGCTAAACCTGGACAGCCGGCTGGAGACGCTATGTAAGTCGTTCATCGGTAATAATCTGAAGACTGGCAACTTCGGCTCCCTGGTCACTGTGTTCCTGGAAAAGACCAGCGagctgctgtcgctgtctgACCAAGAGAGCAACATGCATGCGTGGCAGACCTTCAATGCCCTCTTCATCATTCGCACCTTGGTCAAGTACATCAATGAAACGGGCTCCGAGttccagctgctgcagcaCTTCGAGGCGCTGCCCAGCGCAGAGCTTGTGCAGCTTTTTGAGCTGCAGCAACAGACGCCAGCGGAGAGTGCCACCATTGCCATCGAGGCCACAGAGCAGGCAGCGGCTGCCGCCGCATCAGCACCTGTCTTCGTGGACGGCGCCAAGTTCGAGACCTTTATTGATGCCTTGGTGAACCTGATCGTAGTGATACCCGTCAAGGAGTTCACCTACCACTTGCACCTGGAGGCCGTCAATATGCTTATCACGCTGCTGTCGGTGCATCTGTTTGCGCAGCAGCCCACGGAGAAATCGATAGTCTTTCGCACGGTCTTCAAGTGCCAGCACGCCAACGTGCTGATGTCGGCCCTGCTGCACTTTGTGGCGCGCATGGTGGAGGTGCCGCATACCATGTTCGGCTCCAGCTCAGCAGGCTCCATCGTCTTCGGCATCGCTGAATCGCTGCTATCCATCTTCACGTTCCGCAAGCAGCAGGATGTGCTGAAGACAAGCAACGCCGTTGGCGGAGAGCTCTTGCAGCAATTTCGCACCCACTATCCGCTGGCCAACCAGAGTCTACTGCTCATCCTTATACTGACAAACCACTGCACGGACCAGGAGAATGCCTATCGCGCCAGTCTCTTTGGCTGCGCCGACTCCAAGGATTCGCCCAAGCAGGGAACGGTGTCCTTCCAGATTGACTTCTCGGCCGTGTACGAGACACTTTGCCGCATTGTCACCATTGACCAGGCCACGCTGCTGCTCTATCTGCTGCTCCATCGGAATGAGCGCTTCTACAGGTTCGTCATGCAGCAGCAAGACCTGGAACAGTTGGTCATCCCCATTCTGCAGACTCTGTACAATGCCCCCGACAGCAACTCCCATCACATATACATGTCACTGATTGTACTCCTCATTCTGAGCGAAGACGAGGGCTTCAATAAGAACGTGCACACAATT ATGCTGAAGAATATCACGTGGTACACGGAGCGCAGCATATCGGAGATATCGCTAGGCGGCATTCTCATCCTGATCGTCATCCGCACCATACAGTACAACATGCTGAAGATGCGCGACAAGTACTTGCACACCAATTGCCTGGCAGCTCTAGCCAACATGTCCGGACACTTCCGCGCCCTCCATCCATATGTGGCGCAACGCTTGGTCTCGCTGTTCGAGACGCTGGCACGGAAGCACACGCGGCTGGATGCCCAGCTCAAGGAGCCAGCCGACAGCGCCGTGTTTGTTAATGTCGTCACTACGGCCGAGGATATGCTTCAAGACCTGAGCGTACTGGAGGAGGTGCTGCGCATGGTATTGGAAATCCTCAACTCCTGCCTTACAAATCAGCTTGTGTATTGTCCAAACCTGGTCTACACGCTGCTGTACAAGCGCAGTGTCTTTGAGGGCTTCCGCAGTCAACACGCTTTCCAGGATGTCGTCCAGAATATCGACATG GTGGTGGGCTTCTTCTCATCTCGTTTGCAGCGCGTGCAAGAGCAGCGCGGCGAACTGGGGGTCAATGAGGTGCTCGAGGTGATATCGAAAGGTGCCAGCCAATGGTCCAGCGATCGGCTGAGG AAGTTTCCTGATCTTAAGTTTAAGTACGTTGAGGAGGATGCACCCGAGGAGTTCTTCATTCCATATGTCTGGACGCTGGTCTGCAAGTATGGCTGCGTGCACTTCAGCTCGGAGAGCATAAAGACCGTCACCACGGACATTGCCTGCTAA